In the genome of Bombus huntii isolate Logan2020A unplaced genomic scaffold, iyBomHunt1.1 ctg00000060.1, whole genome shotgun sequence, one region contains:
- the LOC126875908 gene encoding carcinine transporter-like — translation MTVLLLLSTPVTVKPIACVEMKDEKSNSILPTEATRLRPRLESFDDVLPYVGDYGRYQWLLLLSLLPYGATYTFLYFSQFFITIIPTEHWCRIDELVNSNFTEEERIKIAIPVTNVYPYYEQCQRKDVNFTELLKSDKSLSSSGFQTNKTIKCTQWEYNFTQIPYPSIGTELDWVCDREYLVSTAQAIFFCGSIIGGFLVGWIADHKGRIPALMFCNGIALFASIFTASANSFWSFAVCRFLTGLAFDNCINIPLIIGKPSTKYYNYIAVASTILPWIAYYIANRRYFTYVTAIPLLSVAITPWILPENARWYVSNGMMDKVVEKLRRIARINRRNPDSRIYDILVSNMEAPDKIQESATLLDLFKTPRLARNTILLVAFWCFTLISFDDHVYSLKLIQSSVFVSFSIACATELPAGLLLALLLDRWGRRLCGFLTMAMTCVLSIAELMLHSMLAKLVMSILSRFCLNMAANVGLQYAAEPLPTPVRSQGVSFIHIFGIVAHSLAPYITDSAAIWEGFPMLIISTVSFFGAALVLFLPETVGQNLPQTIKQGEEFGRDQHFWSLPCYHKTHFNGHQHYHSCER, via the exons ATGACTGTGCTTCTGTTATTATCAACGCCAGTAACGGTTAAACCTATTGCATGTGT CGAAATGAAGGACGAGAAGAGTAACTCTATATTGCCCACTGAAGCGACTCGATTGAGACCAAGATTGGAAAGTTTCGATGATGTTCTGCCGTATGTCGGTGACTACGGGAGATATCAATGGCTGTTGTTATTGTCGTTACTACCTTATGGCGCGACGTACACGTTTCTGTATTTCTCGCAATTTTTCATTACGATTATTCCCACGGAACACTGGTGCAGGATAGACGAATTAGTAAACTCGAATTTCACCGAAGAAGAGAG GATTAAGATAGCGATTCCAGTGACGAACGTTTATCCTTATTACGAACAATGTCAACGGAAGGACGTAAACTTCACAGAGCTGTTGAAGAGCGATAAGAGCCTGAGCTCATCGGGCTTCCAAACAAACAAAACGATAAAATGTACTCAATGGGAGTATAATTTTACGCAGATTCCATATCCTAGTATAGGAACTGAG CTAGATTGGGTATGCGACCGAGAATACCTCGTATCAACGGCGCAGGCCATCTTCTTCTGCGGATCCATCATCGGTGGTTTCCTAGTCGGTTGGATCGCCGATCACAAGGGTCGTATCCCAGCTTTAATGTTCTGCAATGGTATCGCCCTTTTTGCCTCCATTTTCACTGCCAGCGCAAATAGTTTTTGGTCATTCGCCGTCTGTAGGTTTCTCACTGGACTGGCGTTCGATAACTGTATCAACATTCCTCTGATTATCGGTAAGCCTTCTACGAAGTA CTACAACTACATCGCAGTGGCCAGTACAATTTTACCATGGATAGCCTATTATATCGCAAACCGGAGATATTTTACTTACGTTACTGCCATACCGCTGTTATCTGTCGCTATCACACCGTGGATTCTTCCCGAGAACGCCCG CTGGTACGTTTCCAACGGGATGATGGACAAGGTTGTTGAGAAACTACGGAGAATAGCTAGGATCAATCGTAGAAATCCAGACTCGCGTATTTACGATATATTAGTT AGTAACATGGAGGCACCGGACAAAATTCAAGAATCAGCGACGCTGCTCGATCTGTTCAAAACGCCACGGTTGGCGAGAAACACTATTCTTCTAGTTGCATTCTG GTGTTTTACCCTGATCTCGTTCGACGATCACGTGTATTCATTAAAACTTATCCAGAGCTCGGTGTTCGTGTCGTTCTCGATCGCCTGTGCCACAGAACTTCCAGCTGGGTTATTACTCGCCCTGTTGCTCGACCGATGGGGTCGTAGACTCTGCGGATTTCTCACGATGGCAATGACCTGTGTACTCAGTATCGCTGAACTTATGCTGCATTcca TGCTCGCGAAATTAGTAATGTCAATATTGTCGCGATTCTGTCTGAACATGGCAGCCAATGTTGGTCTTCAGTATGCAGCAGAACCTCTGCCCACGCCAGTCAGATCGCAGGGCGTATCTTTCATTCATATTTTCGGAATAGTTGCACACTCTTTGGCGCCATATATCACTGACtcg GCTGCAATTTGGGAGGGATTTCCAATGCTCATTATCAGCACGGTGTCCTTTTTTGGCGCTGCACTGGTTTTGTTCTTGCCGGAAACTGTCGGCCAGAATCTTCCTCAGACTATCAAGCAAGGCGAAGAATTCGGAAGGGACCAACATTTCTGGTCGTTGCCTTGCTACCATAAGACACACTTCAATGGACATCAACACTATCACTCCTGTGAACGATAA